In the Candidatus Poribacteria bacterium genome, TATGGCTGCGGACGAAACCGCACCAATGAAGCGGCGAATTAACGTTTCACAGCGACCGAGACTCCATCGCGGAGGGGAATGATCGTCGTGAATACATCAGGTGAACTGTAGAGAAGCCGTGTCAATTCTTTGACTCCGATTGTCGCTGCATGGAACCACTGTTCCCGCTCATCAAGTCCTTCCGGCGGACTCCCCGGCTCTTGCGTGACGACGCGCCCACCCCAGATCATGTTGTCCGTAATAAACAATCCACCGCTCCTGAGCCGTGGAATCGCCTTACGGAAGGCTTCGGGATATCCATCTTTGTCGATGTCGTTATAGATGATGTCAAATTCACCTTCGGTTTCGTCAATGATTTCGAGTGCGTTGCCGACGCGATAGTCAATG is a window encoding:
- a CDS encoding O-methyltransferase, with product MQRLDILHPSIDDYLLDITPERDGVLTEMEAHARTNRFPIVGPLVGRVLHQLVLLTNPTRIFEMGSGFGYSAYWMAKALQKPEASIICTDGSQENADRAAGYLARGGIADRIDYRVGNALEIIDETEGEFDIIYNDIDKDGYPEAFRKAIPRLRSGGLFITDNMIWGGRVVTQEPGSPPEGLDEREQWFHAATIGVKELTRLLYSSPDVFTTIIPLRDGVSVAVKR